A window of Acidimicrobiia bacterium contains these coding sequences:
- a CDS encoding RNA polymerase sigma factor — translation MSEQSSARADAPGSLLAFYDTALAPVYGYLVARCGGAALAEDLTAETFLAAADAIRRQDPPPMSMPWIIGVARHKLVDHWRRQGREERSLRAVRDEAAPSEDPWDAHLDAVRARQTLDRLAPQHRAALTLRYLDDLPVPEVATHLARTVHATEALLVRARSAFRRAYTDEEGRDA, via the coding sequence GTGAGCGAGCAGTCGAGCGCCCGGGCCGACGCCCCGGGGAGCCTCCTCGCCTTCTACGACACCGCGTTGGCGCCCGTGTACGGCTACCTCGTCGCTCGCTGCGGCGGGGCGGCGCTGGCCGAGGACCTCACCGCCGAGACGTTCCTCGCCGCCGCCGACGCGATCCGGCGGCAGGACCCCCCGCCGATGAGCATGCCCTGGATCATCGGCGTGGCGCGCCACAAGCTCGTCGACCACTGGCGGCGCCAAGGTCGCGAGGAGCGCAGCCTGCGCGCCGTTCGCGACGAGGCGGCCCCCTCGGAGGACCCGTGGGACGCCCACCTCGACGCCGTGCGGGCGCGACAGACCCTCGATCGGCTCGCGCCCCAGCACCGTGCCGCGCTGACGCTCCGCTACCTCGACGACCTCCCCGTGCCCGAGGTCGCGACGCATCTCGCGCGCACGGTGCACGCCACCGAGGCCCTGCTCGTGCGGGCCCGCTCCGCGTTCCGGCGCGCCTACACCGACGAGGAGGGGCGCGATGCCTGA
- a CDS encoding lysylphosphatidylglycerol synthase transmembrane domain-containing protein, with protein MADPDDAPAPARARLADVAVSAAGETAGATSGDEHRARGDGAGASRPRWRWPRRIVVVALLGGAGYGAFTRRHELARAARLLAHLGWGWLLVAIVFEAASLVAFARLQRWLLAAGGVRVGPGTMLEIVLAGNALSMSLPGGAAWAAAWAFGQLRRRNVDRVLAAWVVLMAGALASFALFLLFVVGALLAGSEGPVASLRWVGVALATIPAVVVAVAVLARRAPRVRAGLRATWRFATRHTGGARVGAAAERLAARVRAVQPTTAAWAEAFGLAMVNWLATCACLVACIWAVHGSVPWHGILVAFAAAQVFASIPITPGGIGIVEGGLTALLVAYGMPTQVALAAVLLFRAVSFWALVPIGWGVWGSLELGARGRARAHPWAVHRHGDGAAPAPARQAPDRILPPRPCDGCEQQAAPGARPRRPAATARRR; from the coding sequence ATGGCCGACCCCGACGACGCGCCCGCTCCGGCTCGGGCGCGGCTCGCCGACGTGGCCGTGAGCGCCGCCGGCGAGACCGCGGGCGCGACGAGCGGGGACGAGCACCGAGCCCGTGGCGACGGCGCCGGCGCCAGCCGACCGCGGTGGCGGTGGCCCCGACGCATCGTCGTCGTCGCGCTGCTCGGCGGGGCCGGGTACGGCGCGTTCACCCGCCGCCACGAGCTGGCGCGGGCCGCCCGGCTGCTGGCCCACCTGGGCTGGGGCTGGCTGCTCGTCGCGATCGTGTTCGAAGCGGCGTCCCTCGTCGCCTTCGCCCGTCTGCAGCGCTGGCTGCTGGCCGCCGGCGGCGTTCGGGTGGGACCGGGCACGATGCTCGAGATCGTGCTCGCCGGCAACGCCCTCTCGATGTCGCTGCCCGGCGGCGCCGCCTGGGCCGCGGCGTGGGCCTTCGGTCAGCTCCGGCGCCGGAACGTCGACCGCGTGCTGGCCGCGTGGGTCGTGCTGATGGCGGGCGCGCTCGCGAGTTTCGCGCTCTTCCTCCTGTTCGTTGTCGGGGCCCTCCTCGCGGGGTCGGAAGGACCGGTGGCGTCGCTGCGCTGGGTCGGCGTGGCCCTGGCCACCATCCCCGCTGTGGTCGTCGCAGTCGCCGTGCTCGCACGCCGCGCGCCACGCGTGCGAGCGGGCCTGCGCGCCACGTGGCGGTTCGCGACCCGTCACACCGGCGGCGCGCGCGTGGGGGCTGCCGCCGAGCGCCTCGCGGCGCGGGTGCGAGCGGTGCAGCCGACGACGGCGGCGTGGGCCGAGGCGTTCGGCCTCGCCATGGTGAACTGGCTCGCGACGTGCGCCTGCCTCGTGGCCTGCATCTGGGCGGTGCACGGGTCGGTGCCGTGGCACGGCATCCTCGTGGCCTTCGCGGCCGCGCAGGTCTTCGCGAGCATCCCGATCACGCCGGGTGGGATCGGGATCGTCGAGGGCGGCCTGACCGCGCTGCTCGTCGCCTACGGCATGCCCACCCAGGTCGCCCTGGCCGCGGTGCTGCTGTTCCGGGCCGTGAGCTTCTGGGCGTTGGTGCCGATCGGCTGGGGCGTGTGGGGGTCGCTCGAGCTCGGTGCCCGCGGGCGCGCCCGCGCGCACCCGTGGGCCGTGCACCGGCACGGCGACGGCGCGGCGCCGGCGCCGGCGCGCCAGGCACCGGACCGGATCCTGCCCCCGCGCCCCTGCGATGGGTGCGAGCAGCAGGCCGCACCGGGCGCGCGACCCCGCCGGCCCGCGGCTACGGCGCGACGGCGTTGA
- a CDS encoding GNAT family N-acetyltransferase, whose protein sequence is MTSAPEPVRVTDHPDAHRYEARIGDRLVGHVRYRLEPGRIVFTHTETDPSAQGHGVASQLAAFVLDDARARGLSVTPRCPFIARFIDEHPGYADLVAPS, encoded by the coding sequence GTGACGAGCGCGCCGGAGCCGGTGCGGGTGACGGACCATCCCGACGCGCACCGCTACGAGGCCCGGATCGGAGACCGCCTCGTCGGGCACGTCCGGTACCGGCTCGAGCCGGGCCGGATCGTGTTCACCCACACCGAGACGGACCCGTCGGCGCAGGGCCACGGCGTCGCCAGCCAGCTCGCCGCCTTCGTGCTCGACGACGCCCGGGCCCGTGGGCTGTCCGTCACCCCGCGGTGCCCCTTCATCGCCCGGTTCATCGACGAGCATCCCGGCTACGCCGACCTCGTCGCCCCCTCCTAA
- a CDS encoding VOC family protein: MPDPFEALRTPITPVDPDPSFTARLRARLERALALPTGVTVSTLTLEPDPTTTAAPAVITPYLAVAGATRALDWYAEAFGARRRGEPIVMPDGRVGHAELEIGGAPVMLSDEYPEIGVVAPALDQGVPVTIHLHVTDVDALIDRAVAAGATLERAAADFEYGRNGVIRDPFGHRWMIMGAPTPVGPRHGDLGYVSLWVPDVARASVFFATVLGWRYAAGSGPEGRQVEGQSLHHGLWGGELRSTLFLCFAVQDVQEAAARVRASGGTATEPSQEPYGLLAECVDDQGVRFAVYEPPGGVGAEPGPPNRTRHGDLAYVTMEVVDAAAARSFYGSVLGWRFAPGRVEDGWQVDDVIPMVGMHGGHDVATGVPMYRVDDIAAAVDRVRAAGGTATDPEVLPYGVSSTCADDQGTRFYLGQLR; the protein is encoded by the coding sequence ATGCCTGACCCGTTCGAGGCGCTGCGCACGCCGATCACGCCCGTGGACCCGGACCCGTCGTTCACCGCCCGCCTGCGGGCTCGCCTCGAGCGGGCCCTCGCCCTCCCGACAGGAGTCACCGTGTCGACACTCACGCTCGAGCCCGACCCCACGACAACGGCCGCGCCGGCGGTCATCACGCCGTACCTCGCCGTGGCCGGAGCGACCCGCGCCCTCGACTGGTACGCCGAGGCCTTCGGGGCTCGCCGCCGGGGCGAGCCAATCGTCATGCCCGACGGGCGGGTTGGCCACGCCGAGCTCGAGATCGGCGGGGCCCCCGTCATGCTGTCCGACGAGTACCCCGAGATCGGCGTCGTCGCGCCCGCGCTCGATCAGGGAGTCCCGGTCACGATCCACCTGCACGTCACCGACGTCGACGCGCTGATCGACCGCGCCGTCGCCGCCGGCGCCACGCTCGAACGCGCCGCGGCCGACTTCGAGTACGGGCGCAACGGCGTGATCCGAGACCCGTTCGGTCACCGCTGGATGATCATGGGTGCGCCGACCCCGGTCGGCCCGCGGCACGGCGACCTCGGCTACGTGTCGCTGTGGGTGCCCGACGTCGCGCGCGCCTCCGTCTTCTTCGCCACCGTGCTCGGCTGGCGATACGCCGCGGGCAGCGGACCCGAAGGCCGCCAGGTCGAAGGCCAGAGCCTCCATCACGGGCTGTGGGGCGGCGAGCTGCGCAGCACCCTCTTCCTCTGCTTCGCCGTGCAGGACGTGCAGGAGGCGGCGGCTCGGGTGCGGGCCTCGGGCGGGACCGCCACCGAGCCGAGCCAGGAGCCGTACGGGCTCCTCGCCGAGTGCGTCGACGACCAGGGCGTCCGGTTCGCCGTGTACGAGCCCCCCGGCGGGGTGGGCGCCGAGCCCGGCCCGCCGAACCGCACCCGGCACGGGGACCTGGCCTACGTGACGATGGAGGTGGTGGACGCCGCCGCCGCCCGCTCCTTCTACGGCTCGGTGCTCGGGTGGCGGTTCGCGCCCGGCCGGGTCGAGGACGGGTGGCAGGTCGACGACGTCATCCCGATGGTGGGAATGCACGGCGGCCACGACGTCGCGACCGGGGTGCCGATGTACCGGGTCGACGACATCGCCGCCGCCGTCGACCGGGTCCGTGCCGCCGGCGGGACCGCCACCGACCCCGAGGTCCTGCCCTACGGCGTCTCCTCGACGTGCGCTGACGACCAGGGCACGCGCTTCTACCTCGGGCAGCTGCGCTGA